The DNA segment AAGTGTGTGttacagtttacagttttttatttattttctgttatatTTTCTTGCTCTGTCTGTAGACACTGAAAACAACATGTCatatagttttttttctccactaaCCAAATCATGTGTTTTCGACTCccattttttacatttctccTCCACTTTACGAACATTTCATGCCCACATACATGAAGATGTGTCATGTGTTTTCTGCTGGTGTGTGCGAAACAATGATGAAGCAATCATAAATTGCCCCACAGGTCTGATTTTCTGTTTCTGGTTGAGGCGGTGCATGTTACTTACTGAGCTGAAGCAAAGCTATCTAGGTTATATAACTAAGCTAATTAAAACAAGTGGATTTATGCATTGCGATGTTGTCCCCTGTTAGAGATTTGATATCTCTCTGAGACCTAGAGACTGCTGACTGTATGTTACAGATCTGTGTGTTGTCAGGAGCTGAAGCTCTTGGTGTCTGTGCAGTGAAGTTGCCAAAAACACTGTATTATTCAGTGGCTGTAGACTGTGAGTCCACATTTTTGTCAGAACAATAGAGTTCTAGTGAATGTTTACTGCGTTTGTTGGTTACTTCTCCGTGGTTTGCATCAGTCAAGCTCTCAGCACCAGTTTGTTCCTCTCATCTGCGAGTCAAAGAGATAAGCATCAgatttttctgaaaatattttaccCACAAGCTTTAGAAACACTTTCTGCTGCTCTGAAGGTATTTTCACAACACATACAAAAGAGTCTTTCTGCTGTACAGCTGCAGCGATTAGTCAAATGGCAGGAAATTAATCAGCTGCGTTTGATGATTCCTGTAATTTGCTGATTTACTTTATAGCAAACTGAACATGTTTGGGTTTCGACTGTTGATCTAACAACAAAAGCAGTTTGAAGGCATCACTTTGAGCTCTGGGAAATTTATAGTTTTAAAGGTTTTAATAAACAACTAATGAAATAATCAGGAAAATAGTAGGCACatttatgaaaataatcatcagttgcAGCCCTCATATGCtgcatgacaaaaatatttttaacccATTTCCaagttttgcctctttttccTAATTCGGACAATGATGTTCGTCAGATATGACACCTCTTTACTCgaattatacaatgtaaatcACAATTTTAAATTTTGTTACTGGTTATATTGGTTAAATATCAATATTTCTTTCCAGTAGCTTAAAATtcttaacacatttttaaaacagttgCTGATATGGCTGGATGATAAGGAGAAAATCAGATATCACCATTCACAGAGTATTTACTCACAGATGTTTGTTAGATGTGGTCCAGCCATGacgtccagatttctccttagtcattagttcaaggtccacacagtttaatatattcaacgtcatacttgcgtttgtcCTTGTTGTTGAGATAGTTTGATGTCACTGTTAAGTGGCTGttcgttagtcactcactctacaggaAGAAACAGCACCccaaaatgaaagctctgtgccaaAAATTCACTGTGCtttgaaataaagtgtgttttttacaatcTTGGCACATTCGCActtgcagcctttaaaaccagaaaaagacaacacttcCAGTCTCATGTCACAATATCTCAATGGGACTTTCCTGTTCAAATAAAGCAGTagttgattaattttctgttgattgactAATCTTTCAGTGATCTACTTATCTCTGTGACTCTGAATGTAATGGTAATACATGAGAGCCACAAACTGGGACTCTTCCTCCTGCTTTGAGCTTTAAATAGTTGTCGATAGCCATTTGGCTTCACTGGTGAGTCAGATAAACATAGCAGTGGCTCTGTGACTGATTTCGTTGTCATCGCAGCTCCAGCGATGATGAACATCGTGAGTACAGTAGCAGTGACTGTAGCTGTTCCTTGTAGACTGACACTCCATCTGTTCTGTCTGCCTGTACCTCCTGTGTCCTGCAGGATCGTGCTGATTTGTGCCAAGCGGTCGCTTTACGCTGCTTTCTCAGTGCTGCCCTATGGAGAGAGTTCTCACTTCAGGTACAAAGAAAGCACCATCACCAAGCAGAGAGCACCCACTCATTGTcacttttatgttttcattatccTCCTGTGtgatttatcatcatcatcattctcAGTAGGGGCAGTGTGGGTTCATGGCCTGGTGGAAATGACATTAATGCGACTCTCTTTCTGAACAGTGATCTTAAGCTGGAGGCTCAGAGACAAAGGCTGTCGTCTGTGGTGGCTGCTGACCTGCTTCCTTCCCTGGAAGGCATGGACATTGGAGACTATGGCAAGGTAAGTGTTTATCTGAGAGCCACACGTATGATGAGAAACAACACTCGGGTTAGATGAATCTGCTTGATCTGAAGGTTGCTGACTGTCTCATTTCCCCTCCTCAGACGGTGTCATACGCCCAGTTCCTTTATCCGACCAATGCCTTGGTGAGACAGAAGAGCTGCGGTGCATCAGAAAGCTCCACAGCTCAGACCCCTCAGTCCCGTTTCCGTGGCAACGGGCAAAGGAACTTCACCCCAGCACGTCTGAACAACAGCGTGGCACAGGACCCGCGTATGTCTCTAATTTAaaccaacagacacacacacacacacccttcttCACCATCAAACCAATTacacactgtttttttgtgtttccagCCACAGAGGAGGTGGCAGAGTACGATCCTAACCTGCTCAGTGACCCTCAGTGGCCCTGTGGCAGACACAAGAGGGTTCTGATATTTGCATCATATGTGGTGagtttgtttctcttttgttttgtgtgtctgcatgcagtTAAATATTCTCCAGTAGGCTCActtcttaaaggaacagttcacctaaaaatcaaaagtacatatcTCTCCTCTTAcgtgtagtgctatttatcaatttacattattttggtctaagttgccaagtgttggccgtagagatgtctgccttctctccaatataatggaactagatggcactcagcgtgtggtgctcaaagcgacaataaactacatttaaaaaaaaaaactcaacagcaatgtctctctccagaaatcatgacccatctactcaggataatccacagctctgtggattatcctgtACTTTGAAACATGATGTAGTTGGAGTATGAAATTCAAGTAACCTTGTTTCTCCTGGTGAATGCTGATTTTTCTCCCATGTATTCGGGTAACCAGGTTTCTCAGCTTTTACAACTGCATGTGTGCATGACAAAGACTGCAGAGTGGGTGGATGAAAGGAGAGGATATAACatgttgttgtctttgtttttgtgttgaaaataatttaatctaaAGTTCAATTAAAACTGCAAGCTATCTGCAGTCGTTAAAAAGTTTTAAGCATTAAAACTTAaggattttcatttttttaagggTAATTACATTGTTAAAAAATGATAACAGACATTTGAAGCTTCATTAGAAAACCTCGAAAAAAGCTCCAAATGTGAATAAATGACGTTTTGTGCAGCCCATGTCATTGGTTAATCCATATAGGAAGTACtgaaaaaaatgtagtatgatAATAAAAGTAGGAAATAGTGTCCTGACTTGTTTTCCATCATACTATCAGCATGATAGTGAATCAGGAATTAAATTGCATTCTATGTGAtattaaaaagtctttattAAATTTAATATGAACACTACAGATACCCTGAACTAACACAAAGGTTCCACCGCTGAACATCTGAGTGTTTAATTCAGACACCTTACCCCTATAAGCTCCGTCCATCTTCTTTGCTCTgacacacaccaaacaaaaaGGAAGTCAGGATGGACGCAGCATTTACTGCTACAGTTAAATTAAGGAAGCATTGCCTGTTTttaagtgcatgtaaacacagttaTTGTCGGACATGTACTGTCCTTGTTTGTTTCAGAAATCAGTGACAAGGCTGTTCAATCTAAATTTGATTTGACAACATCTGTAAATTAAGCAGATCTCCACTTCTGAACCAACCTCCAGCCCTGTTAAAGAGTAAAATACATCCATTATGTCCCATTCACATGATTTTACTGCTGCTGAGTAGATCGTATCACAAGATTGCAACCTCTAGCGCGAGTGTGTGTAAAACAGTTCGTACCGAAATAGTTCACATGCAAAGCTGTGAAACTTTATTGCAGCTGTAATTTATGCTGACACTGTTCACTTCTGTACTGACGTGCTTTTTTCATCTCTGCAGACAACTGTTGTTGAGTATGTGAAACCATCTGACCTGAAGAAGGACATGAATGAGACTTTCAGGGAGAAGTTTCCTCACATTAAGCTGACTCTGAGCAAGATAAGGAGGTACAGATTGATCACAGAGGTTGAACCATGTTGTGTATCCTCACATGTACTTGTGTTTTTCTTAATCTGGTTCAAACACGGTGAACTCTTTCTTAGAAAACTGATCAGTAACTTTGACTTCTCCCCTCTTCTCCACCAGCCTTAAGAGGGAGATGCGTGCCATGGGCGAGGACTGCAGTCTACAGCCCGTCACCATAGCAATGGCTTTTGTTTACTTTGAGAAGTTGGTGCTGCAGGGTCGCCTGAACAAGCAGAACAGGAAGCTGGTGGCGGCGGCTTGCGTGCTTCTGGCTGCAAAGATCAGCAGTGATCTGCGGAAACCAGAAGTCAGCCAGCTCATTGACGTGAGTGAAGCTTCTACACAAACAGATCTCAGTATAGAAACTTAAAACAAACAGGTTATGTTGACTGTTAACTGTCACCTCCTCATGCTAATAAGCAAAGAGTAAACAAAATGGGAAAACCTGTAACACATGTAGGACTTCCCTAAATGTTAGAGCAAAGTAAGTGAgtctttattgatccccagggAGGAAATTCAGGTGGTGCAACAATTCACAGGCACGAATAACTACAAATAGAGACACTCATCAcaacaaatatttaataaaagaggaacagaaatAAGAATAGAAACTACAATTGAAATCCAAATTACAAGGTAACAGTGACATGTTGGTGTGTTTAGTAGCAGCAAGGTACAGTACATGTAAGTAATGATCTGGTCTTTATTATAGAAATATTATATAGTGCATAATACAGTAAAACAATATCACATACAAACAGAATCTAATATCATATGGGATATTaatcaaacatattttaatgtcGCATAGCAAGAAACACTCTTCATAAAGGTTCTGTAGATAAAAGCTGAATTATTTAAACTAGTTAATGTTGAAGAATTAAGTCTGAAGAACTGCAGCTGCTTAATTCAGCTGCTGCTGAGTGAACTGGAAATTTAACCACACACTTAAATTTTAACAATGTTTCCATTAAACATTCATCATGTATGCACACTGTATAGATAAGAAGAATCTGTGCCTAAAGTAGAGAGGGTTTTGAAATTATTCACAGTTGGAATACTCAGGATTTCAGTCCTGGTTGATTTGGTGACACCTATCATAAATAATTTCAAAGCATaccatgtcattaaaaaaaaaaagtcattgtgttTAAGTATGTCACATCAATTTTCATAATATAGGATGTCAAAAAAGGTAATCAAGTCATAATATAATATGCCATAAAACTGTTCtaaaatatcacagtaaaatATGCATTTAAAGGGCCtacaaaatttaattaaaacaaatcatAATATAGTACTTAACAAAATTTCAAattatatagtatgtcataaaaatgtcatagtatgtcggaaaaaagtcatagtatagtatgtcagaaaaaaagtcaatagtatagtatgttgaaaaaagtcagtatagtatgtcaaaaaagacatagtatactatgtcgaaaaaaaagtcatagtatagtatgtcggaaaaaaaagttacagtatgtcgaaaaaaagtcatagtatagtatgtcaaaaaaatgtcgtagtatagtgtgtaaaaaaaaaaaaagtcatagtatagtatgtcaaaaaaatgtcgtagtatagtatgtcgaaaaaagtcatagtatagtatgtcgaaaaaaagtcatagtatagtatgtcaaaaaaatgtcgtagtatagtgtgtaaaaaaaaaaagtcatagtatagtatgtcgaaaaaaaaatcataaaacgtcacagtatagtatgtcgtccaaaatcatggaaaaacatcacagtataggacgtcgtccaaaatcacgaaaaaagtcatagtatagtatgttgaaaaaaagtcatagtatagtatgtcgaaaaaaagtcatagtatagtatgtcaaataaaagttacagtatgtcaaaaaaaaacttagtatagtatgtcgaaaaaaagtcataaaacgtcacagtgtagtatgtcgtccaaaatcatggaaaaacatcatagcatagcatgtcgtccaaaatcatggaaaaacatcatagtataggacgtcgtccaaaatcacgaaaaaagtcatagtatagcatgtcgagaaaaaaaagttatagtatagtatgttggggggaaaagtcatagtatagtatgtcggggaaaaaaaagtcatagtatagtatgtcaaaaaaagtcatagtatagtaggttgaaaaaaaatcatagtatagcatgttgagaaaaaaaagtcatagtatagtatgtcgaaaaaaaggtcatagtatagtatgtcgaaaaaatgtcatagtatagtatgtcaaaaaaaaaaagtcatagtgtgtcggggaaaaaaagtcatagtatagtatgtcggggaaaaaaagtcatagtatagtatgtcaaaaaaaagtcatagtatagtatgtcggaaaaaaagtcagaaaaggtcataggtcaaaagtcatgtcaaaaaaacatagtataaCAGTATGTCGTTAAAAGAAATCATATTCATTAACCAATCTACCATATCTAACATGTATACCATTACACCATTTTTTCTATCTGTGGATGAGCAGAAGCTGGAGGAGCGTTTCCGTATCAACAGACGGGAGTTGATTCCTCTGGAGTTTCCGGTGCTGGTTGCCTTGGAGATGGGACTTTACCTCCCTGAGAGCAAGGTCATGCCGCACTACCGCAGGCTGGTGCAGCAAGGTTAGAGTGGATACAGCATCGACTGACAATCCACTGGGTTCattaaaaacatcagcaagtGCGAGTGTGATAAAGTAATCaagactgactgtgtgtgtgtgtgtgtgtgtgtgtgtgtgtgtgtgtgtggatcgaCCAGTTTATAAGCTGTGGTGTTTGAAACAAATAATTCTGATACTACTTATTTCCTGTGACGGTCGTGACTCAAGTCGCTCACTGTATATGGAGGATAACTAGTTTACTCTTGCATATTTTAGACTTAATGGCATGTGTGTCTCCCTGAATGTCTTTTTGTACGTGTGACATTCTGTCCATGCAGTCATGAACTCTATGTTAGAGATGGTCAATGAGCACATTAATTGTGCTTatatttctgtttgttgtgaCCCATTTCTTTCGGTACGTCCTCGTATTCTCAACCTCGTATTTAAATGAAACGtatgctgtgatgtttgtgtttgtggaagACTCATCTCCTGCACCTTTCTCACTACTATACACAGCCTGTGTAGTATGTTTTACAAAATACAAAGAAccatactgttgattttgtaAATCCCTTTTTGAACCCACTGTGACATTTAAGTGTTTTCAGCCATTACATTGAAACATGATACTGTAGATCGTTGGTGGAAAACATGATTTTagtatttgtcttttatgagAGAAGGAAGTGGCCTTTAATTTACAATACGTTTGATATGTTTTGTATGTCCAACAATAATCCAGCCACATTTATTTATCTTGTGAATCAAAAGAAACTATGAGTTCAGACTCTTGTGGCAGCTGTGTGTCCAGACTGTGCTGACAGACAGTGTAACCACTGTTATACTGTAAGGAAACAGGACTGTGGAGGCTTTTATTTatagtaaatgtttttttttatctttcatgTTGCTGAACAGGGAtatgtttttataaaaaaaaaaactgcactgGAATTTATTCTGCATTAGTGTGGCtagtttcatttttcagttctCAGGAATGTTACTTTCTCATATCTTTGAATGGTTCATAAAATCTAACCCAAAGAAACGTTTTAAAGTTGTTACTGTAGCTATCATCACTGAAATCATCTGTGCTCCCATCGTAAGTCAATCGAAGGTAACTGATTGTAGTGCTTTGACTAAAACAAGTACCACACAGTATTAACCTGCCTGCAGTACTTATTGTGTTGTAACTCTTCAGATTTTGGCGTGGAAAAAAGTGCCTGGAACTATAGTGGCAGTAAAATGGTTAAACACCCTCTTATAAGTGATATTTAATGTTGACATTTCTGAGTGTTGCTGCTGTAGAGATCTTTAAATGTTGAGGTTGTTCTTGTCTGGGAAAGATAATCACAAACTTTTTCTTGTCTGCAGTGGTGAATAATGTATTACGATAAGCATCCAAATGTGTGTAACTGCAGAAAATGTACTTGTATGGTTGGTGTCAAATCGgtaaattcattgttttcatactgtaaaatgaatgtttttcaaatatattttcagACACTGAAAAgtcatcagtttgttttttttgcccaGTCAATAATCAATCATTTATGAAGCTATTTTCATCTTCCCTGCACAGTATGGGTACTAAGAATAAACACACAACAGACAAGCATGTTTCTCATCGTTTTACTGTTCCCTTTCAGGTAGGACAGCTCAGACTAGTAGCTGACATGCAGATAGAATACATGTTCAATTAGTTTAAATTCAACACACTGTTGGAGGATGAACACAGCACGATCAGCAAGGGAGGGGAGTCTTAGTGACAGTTATTATATTAACCATAATCTTTATCCTTAATGTTTACTAGTTacaaaacagcaacagcagctaAATAAATACCTTAAATAACAAACTTTAAGAGTTCTTAGTCCAGACTCATGTCTTCATCGTCGTCTTTCTTGTCTTTGGAGTCTCCTTCCTGGTCCGACTTTGTCTCCGTCTCCATGGCTTTGGCAAAAGCCTCGACATCTACAGAGACAGAAATGTCTAGAAGTTAGTGCCGCAAGTAAAGACTGTTTTCATTATCATTCAATTTGGAAATGAGTTTTCTGATCAAGTCTAAAAAATGTCAGTC comes from the Epinephelus lanceolatus isolate andai-2023 chromosome 8, ASM4190304v1, whole genome shotgun sequence genome and includes:
- the cables2a gene encoding CDK5 and ABL1 enzyme substrate 2 isoform X2; protein product: MATAVCGLQSTGSSSKPVKTHREQRRKTKDSRRRQAALLFLNNISLDGRPHCQHSDENTDQKAAEEQRLRDRHGGATVVPLPAEGQRPVTQVTEPAPAGSGSSSSFPGVFSPIRPPLVMSPAPVGAAALGANEVFLEGGSAAETLTPDTPLSPVPTGHQACSRVKSTPTALSPVPAGNSLDSRQRLRNVSGSPGPKVPKKVHFIKSMRQYDTRGCSDLKLEAQRQRLSSVVAADLLPSLEGMDIGDYGKTVSYAQFLYPTNALVRQKSCGASESSTAQTPQSRFRGNGQRNFTPARLNNSVAQDPPTEEVAEYDPNLLSDPQWPCGRHKRVLIFASYVTTVVEYVKPSDLKKDMNETFREKFPHIKLTLSKIRSLKREMRAMGEDCSLQPVTIAMAFVYFEKLVLQGRLNKQNRKLVAAACVLLAAKISSDLRKPEVSQLIDKLEERFRINRRELIPLEFPVLVALEMGLYLPESKVMPHYRRLVQQG
- the cables2a gene encoding CDK5 and ABL1 enzyme substrate 2 isoform X1; translation: MATAVCGLQSTGSSSKPVKTHREQRRKTKDSRRRQAALLFLNNISLDGRPHCQHSDENTDQKAAEEQRLRDRHGGATVVPLPAEGQRPVTQVTEPAPAGSGSSSSFPGVFSPIRPPLVMSPAPVGAAALGANEVFLEGGSAAETLTPDTPLSPVPTGHQACSRVKSTPTALSPVPAGNSLDSRQRLRNVSGSPGPKVPKKVHFIKSMRQYDTRGCRIVLICAKRSLYAAFSVLPYGESSHFSDLKLEAQRQRLSSVVAADLLPSLEGMDIGDYGKTVSYAQFLYPTNALVRQKSCGASESSTAQTPQSRFRGNGQRNFTPARLNNSVAQDPPTEEVAEYDPNLLSDPQWPCGRHKRVLIFASYVTTVVEYVKPSDLKKDMNETFREKFPHIKLTLSKIRSLKREMRAMGEDCSLQPVTIAMAFVYFEKLVLQGRLNKQNRKLVAAACVLLAAKISSDLRKPEVSQLIDKLEERFRINRRELIPLEFPVLVALEMGLYLPESKVMPHYRRLVQQG